One region of Deltaproteobacteria bacterium genomic DNA includes:
- the cglE gene encoding adventurous gliding motility protein CglE, with the protein MRSILAALSFIAIIASAINAQAQAQPKGNTEANTNDAKVATAEEGVEQTRPNRATAPLKAVVRGFFIGTRFSMGYMVLRQKIDDVQNWPVLTQQKKDEGYGLGTMLQLEVGYDITPLIAIEVLGGASLINGTRKDRVRDLGVMFGGLGLRVAPRINDRFRAVVAAGAGYANADNAVDEAETGAVAFINGGIEYYVHVRHFSIGIDVTILCPVQPMRLFVGLGPQVKYTF; encoded by the coding sequence ATGCGGAGTATACTGGCAGCATTGTCGTTTATCGCAATTATTGCATCTGCGATTAACGCTCAAGCGCAAGCTCAACCTAAAGGAAATACTGAGGCTAATACTAACGATGCAAAAGTTGCTACAGCCGAAGAAGGTGTTGAGCAGACGCGACCTAATAGAGCTACGGCTCCATTAAAGGCAGTTGTACGTGGTTTTTTCATTGGTACACGATTTAGTATGGGATATATGGTACTGCGTCAAAAGATAGATGATGTGCAAAATTGGCCAGTACTAACGCAGCAAAAGAAAGACGAAGGCTATGGTCTTGGCACTATGCTGCAACTTGAAGTTGGTTATGACATTACCCCTTTGATTGCCATTGAAGTTTTAGGCGGTGCTTCTTTAATTAATGGCACTCGTAAAGATCGAGTACGTGACCTTGGGGTTATGTTTGGTGGTTTAGGTCTTCGTGTTGCTCCAAGAATCAATGATAGATTTCGCGCTGTCGTAGCTGCTGGCGCTGGGTATGCAAATGCAGATAATGCTGTTGATGAAGCTGAAACAGGAGCAGTTGCATTTATTAATGGCGGTATTGAATATTACGTGCATGTTCGGCATTTTTCTATAGGTATTGATGTTACGATACTTTGTCCTGTGCAACCAATGCGTCTATTTGTGGGTCTTGGTCCACAAGTAAAATATACGTTTTAA